A stretch of the Paenibacillus dendritiformis genome encodes the following:
- a CDS encoding XRE family transcriptional regulator codes for MDSVPTMTTLQYLALLHQVSYTNVCKEVKITPQQFSDWIKKRRPVPKERLHALGNYFNMDAAILVDDDFYLKDLTVDMKINIQILFLTRLLEHAEDGTDMEAYREKLKQLQIEKEHQMIISRFAAIVKGADASTLRLCHALLDHIEGGDVTGLKIMLKESE; via the coding sequence ATGGATTCCGTTCCAACGATGACAACGTTGCAATACCTTGCTCTCCTTCATCAAGTTTCATATACCAATGTATGTAAAGAGGTAAAAATAACCCCTCAACAATTTTCCGATTGGATCAAAAAGAGACGGCCTGTGCCAAAAGAGCGGCTTCATGCCTTAGGAAATTATTTCAACATGGATGCCGCAATCCTCGTCGATGATGACTTTTATTTGAAAGACTTGACGGTCGATATGAAAATAAATATTCAAATTCTGTTCCTCACCCGATTATTAGAACATGCGGAAGATGGAACGGATATGGAAGCCTATCGCGAGAAGCTGAAGCAGCTTCAGATAGAAAAAGAACACCAGATGATCATCAGCCGGTTTGCTGCCATTGTGAAAGGAGCGGATGCCAGCACCCTTCGCCTATGCCATGCTTTGTTAGATCATATCGAAGGCGGAGACGTAACCGGCCTCAAAATAATGTTAAAGGAGTCTGAGTGA
- a CDS encoding HelD family protein: MITNSTEAEEREHLGRTLSQLRTALQAIEHKISAARQDIIEAKKYVWTNLSQLDPAERAANRVDISLTIDHGEKAVEKQRRLRKLLDAPYFGRVDFAADDAAESGTYYIGVHSFSDEDSQQNVIYDWRSPIAGIFYDFQIGRAGYSSPGGDIEGELQVKRQYKIKDGAMEYMLESDMNIRDEVLQKELSRTSDERMKHIAATIQKEQNAIIRNEHSHELIIQGVAGSGKTSVALHRIAFLLYRYKGTLTSQNILILSPNKVFSDYISNVLPELGEENIMEMGFEELAARELKGVCEFQTFNEQVAELAASAEEAVIERIRSKARIDFVHELERFAAHVGETYFEPSDISLDNVQVTKEELQSAYQAAGKLPFTQRAAKTAAMVAGSARDKYGQKLKPAAVHKIKSAVKKMCRTQNMLVIYKDFYDYMGKPEWFKLKKPKMLEFSDVFPLVYLKLLLEGAADYQDIKHVVIDEMQDYTAVQYAVLSRLFPCKKTILGDSSQSVNPYSSSSITGIRQVFPEADTVELLKSYRSTLEILRFAQHINPQSKMIPMERHGAFPQIKKSGSRDGEWAHIIQTISGFLESEHRSLGIVCKTQAQAELLYAKIRDVHHDIFLLDFSSDQFHEGIIVASSHMAKGLEFDHVLVPFSDAGNYRTEMDRGLLYIACTRAMHMLTLTYSGEASPLLPEWA, encoded by the coding sequence ATGATCACGAATAGTACGGAAGCGGAAGAAAGAGAGCATTTAGGCAGGACGTTGTCACAGCTCCGGACTGCGCTGCAGGCGATCGAACATAAGATAAGCGCTGCCCGCCAAGACATCATCGAAGCGAAAAAATATGTCTGGACCAACCTGTCTCAACTTGATCCGGCCGAAAGAGCAGCGAACCGAGTGGACATATCGCTAACCATCGATCACGGGGAAAAGGCGGTTGAAAAACAAAGAAGACTCCGCAAATTGCTGGATGCCCCTTATTTCGGCAGAGTTGACTTCGCTGCTGACGACGCGGCGGAAAGCGGCACGTACTATATCGGGGTCCATTCCTTCAGTGACGAAGACAGCCAACAGAATGTCATTTATGATTGGCGTTCCCCGATTGCCGGCATATTTTATGATTTTCAGATCGGCAGGGCCGGTTATTCCTCTCCCGGAGGCGACATCGAGGGGGAACTTCAGGTCAAGAGGCAGTATAAAATCAAAGACGGCGCAATGGAGTATATGCTCGAAAGCGATATGAACATCCGTGACGAGGTGCTGCAAAAAGAACTCAGCCGCACTTCGGATGAGAGAATGAAACATATTGCGGCCACCATTCAGAAGGAGCAAAATGCAATCATCCGCAATGAGCATTCCCATGAGCTGATCATTCAAGGGGTTGCCGGCTCCGGGAAAACCTCTGTCGCGCTGCACCGGATTGCCTTCCTCTTGTATCGGTATAAAGGAACGTTAACGTCGCAAAATATATTGATTCTCTCTCCGAACAAAGTGTTTTCCGACTATATTTCCAATGTGCTGCCGGAGTTGGGGGAAGAAAACATCATGGAGATGGGCTTTGAAGAGCTTGCCGCCAGGGAGCTGAAGGGCGTATGCGAGTTTCAGACCTTCAACGAGCAGGTGGCGGAGCTTGCGGCCTCGGCAGAGGAAGCGGTGATTGAGCGTATCCGAAGCAAAGCCCGCATTGATTTTGTGCATGAGCTGGAACGTTTTGCAGCGCATGTGGGCGAGACCTATTTCGAACCAAGCGATATATCACTCGATAATGTGCAGGTAACCAAAGAGGAGCTACAGAGCGCCTATCAAGCGGCCGGCAAGCTGCCATTCACGCAACGGGCGGCAAAAACGGCGGCGATGGTTGCGGGAAGCGCCCGGGATAAATATGGACAAAAGCTAAAGCCCGCGGCGGTTCATAAAATCAAATCGGCGGTCAAAAAGATGTGCCGTACGCAAAATATGCTTGTCATTTATAAAGATTTCTATGATTATATGGGCAAGCCGGAATGGTTCAAGCTCAAAAAACCGAAAATGCTTGAGTTTTCGGATGTGTTTCCACTCGTTTATTTGAAGCTTCTCTTGGAAGGGGCAGCCGATTATCAAGATATCAAGCATGTCGTCATCGATGAAATGCAGGACTACACCGCTGTGCAGTATGCCGTGCTATCGCGCCTGTTCCCCTGCAAGAAGACGATTCTCGGAGACAGCAGCCAATCCGTTAATCCCTACTCGTCGTCATCGATAACCGGGATCAGGCAGGTTTTTCCCGAAGCCGATACAGTCGAACTCTTAAAAAGCTACCGCTCAACGCTGGAGATTCTCCGCTTCGCCCAGCACATCAACCCTCAGAGCAAGATGATACCGATGGAGCGTCATGGCGCCTTCCCTCAGATCAAAAAATCCGGGAGCCGGGATGGCGAATGGGCTCATATCATTCAAACGATAAGCGGCTTTCTGGAATCGGAGCATCGCTCATTAGGCATTGTATGCAAGACGCAGGCTCAGGCGGAGCTTCTCTATGCAAAGATAAGGGATGTTCACCATGATATCTTTCTCCTCGATTTCAGCAGCGATCAATTTCATGAAGGAATTATCGTGGCTTCCTCGCATATGGCCAAAGGATTGGAGTTCGATCACGTTCTCGTGCCTTTTAGCGACGCCGGGAATTACAGGACAGAGATGGACCGGGGCTTGCTGTACATCGCCTGCACGAGAGCCATGCATATGCTGACGCTCACTTATTCGGGAGAAGCTTCTCCGCTGCTGCCGGAATGGGCATAG
- a CDS encoding Rrf2 family transcriptional regulator, whose protein sequence is MKISSRFSVAVHILSLLTLEPQAHHTSEWLAGSVNTNPVVIRRVTSQLKKAGLVAVRPGTGGAALVRPAGEITLLDVYRAVEAVEEGELFGMHEHPNPQCPVGANIEAVLQLITAQAQSAMERVLEGVTLEQVALNLKRHINAEEE, encoded by the coding sequence ATGAAGATTAGCAGCCGGTTTAGTGTGGCCGTTCATATCCTGTCCCTGCTGACGTTGGAGCCGCAAGCTCATCATACCTCCGAATGGCTGGCCGGTAGCGTGAACACGAATCCGGTGGTCATTCGCAGAGTGACCTCCCAGTTGAAGAAGGCCGGTCTGGTGGCGGTCCGCCCCGGAACGGGCGGGGCCGCCTTGGTGCGTCCGGCGGGCGAGATTACGCTCCTCGATGTGTACCGCGCCGTGGAAGCGGTCGAGGAAGGGGAATTGTTCGGCATGCATGAGCATCCGAATCCGCAGTGTCCGGTCGGCGCCAATATCGAAGCGGTGCTGCAGCTCATCACGGCCCAGGCGCAATCCGCAATGGAACGCGTACTGGAAGGGGTTACGCTGGAGCAGGTCGCCCTGAATCTGAAAAGGCACATCAATGCGGAAGAGGAATAA
- a CDS encoding methyl-accepting chemotaxis protein has protein sequence MRNKSLVFKSVLVLSALITIMSVVFTSFSYISERGIYYDELLNVHTSLDQQITLEIEGIAKAQEKMKMMSYDQYMEDQEMDWIQTNLEGMTREGYISNTYLIKPELIEKEGKVFMSVIQANNNMIEHGNKPLSDVEMTEEFRQAYYDMKNDGIGISKVYADSMGEWITILSPIEDKQNKTIALLGIDFSYSKINNDLNQMMWRNIAVGAVTGIAFILLILWLIRKTIRPLNELAQLAKRAAKGDLTVQIPVTSRDEIGMLSTSFNEMITDIRELIGSMKETTSHVTEASNHLTVISQQTAQSTHEISSAIQEVASGSETQLTGTEESKIAMGEMAVGIQRIAESASNVSEYSVAAAQAAKQGNEVVRQTIAQMNSIHSSVNESVSMVRKLAEQSNEIEQIVSVIGNLATQTNLLALNASIEAARAGEHGRGFGVVAKEVRSLAEQAKVSTEQIAELLQSVVASTRHVAGTMESAAADVQEGTQIVQVAGETFQNLWNSIQEVSDQIQEVSAASEEMSAGSEQVAAVLDNLAEIAKNASESSQSVAASSEEQLAIVEEIADSAAVMSGKMKELDQEMKKFTI, from the coding sequence ATGAGAAACAAGAGTTTAGTATTTAAATCGGTGTTGGTGCTGTCCGCGCTGATTACGATTATGTCGGTTGTGTTTACCAGCTTTTCCTATATCTCCGAACGAGGCATCTATTATGATGAGCTGTTAAATGTACATACTTCGCTTGATCAGCAAATTACGTTGGAGATCGAAGGCATTGCCAAGGCACAGGAAAAAATGAAAATGATGAGTTATGACCAGTATATGGAAGATCAAGAAATGGATTGGATCCAGACGAATTTGGAGGGCATGACTCGCGAGGGGTATATTTCCAATACCTATCTCATTAAGCCGGAACTGATCGAAAAAGAAGGAAAAGTGTTTATGTCGGTCATCCAGGCGAATAATAACATGATCGAACATGGCAACAAGCCGCTTAGCGACGTAGAGATGACGGAAGAATTCCGCCAGGCTTATTATGACATGAAGAATGATGGTATCGGTATCTCTAAAGTATACGCCGATTCGATGGGCGAATGGATTACGATATTATCTCCGATTGAAGATAAACAAAATAAAACGATTGCGCTCTTGGGCATCGACTTCAGCTATTCGAAAATAAATAACGATCTAAATCAGATGATGTGGAGAAATATAGCCGTCGGCGCCGTGACCGGCATTGCTTTTATCCTCCTTATCCTGTGGCTTATCCGCAAGACTATCCGTCCGTTGAATGAGTTGGCGCAGCTGGCCAAGCGGGCGGCCAAGGGCGATTTGACGGTCCAGATCCCGGTTACTTCGCGGGATGAAATCGGCATGCTGTCAACCAGCTTCAATGAGATGATAACCGATATCCGCGAGCTGATCGGAAGCATGAAGGAGACGACAAGCCACGTGACAGAGGCTTCGAACCATCTGACCGTCATCTCTCAGCAGACGGCCCAATCGACGCACGAGATCTCGAGCGCCATTCAAGAGGTGGCGTCCGGTTCGGAGACGCAGCTGACGGGAACGGAAGAGAGCAAGATCGCGATGGGCGAGATGGCTGTCGGCATCCAGCGGATTGCGGAATCGGCATCGAACGTGTCCGAATACAGCGTGGCGGCCGCTCAAGCCGCGAAGCAGGGGAATGAAGTCGTTCGGCAGACGATCGCACAGATGAACAGCATTCACTCTTCCGTGAATGAGTCGGTCTCGATGGTGCGGAAGCTGGCCGAGCAATCCAATGAGATCGAGCAGATTGTGTCGGTCATCGGCAATCTTGCCACGCAGACGAATCTGTTGGCGCTGAACGCCTCGATTGAAGCGGCCCGCGCCGGCGAGCATGGCCGGGGCTTCGGGGTCGTCGCGAAGGAAGTGCGATCGCTCGCCGAGCAAGCGAAGGTATCGACGGAGCAGATCGCGGAGCTGCTGCAATCCGTCGTAGCGAGCACGAGACATGTGGCCGGCACGATGGAATCGGCGGCGGCGGATGTGCAGGAAGGGACGCAGATCGTGCAGGTGGCCGGCGAGACCTTCCAAAATTTATGGAATTCTATCCAGGAAGTATCCGATCAAATTCAAGAAGTGTCCGCGGCTTCGGAAGAAATGTCTGCCGGCAGCGAGCAGGTAGCCGCGGTCCTCGATAACCTGGCCGAGATCGCGAAGAACGCCTCCGAGAGCTCGCAGAGCGTGGCCGCTTCCTCCGAGGAGCAGCTGGCCATTGTGGAGGAGATCGCCGATTCCGCGGCGGTAATGAGCGGCAAAATGAAAGAGCTGGATCAGGAAATGAAGAAATTTACCATCTAA
- a CDS encoding alpha/beta hydrolase, protein MNRMLLWPQGAPLSMGEAAEAGPALCLFPARGSEPAGAVIICPGGGYGFKAEHEGAPVAEWLNSLGIHAFVLDYRVHPYRHPAPLLDAQRAIRLVRSQARAWNIRPDRVGILGFSAGGHLASTAGTRYDLGAPHAADPIDRESCRPDAMVLCYPVITMGETGHSGSRENLLGPNADPQLIDALSNERHVTEDTPPAFLWHTAEDDVKVENSLQFALSLSRKAVPFDLHVYDKGPHGLGLAVSDPYVGSWTAQCGKWLKKLGF, encoded by the coding sequence ATGAATCGGATGTTGCTATGGCCGCAAGGCGCGCCATTATCCATGGGGGAGGCGGCGGAAGCGGGACCGGCTCTCTGCCTTTTCCCGGCGCGCGGTTCGGAGCCTGCGGGGGCGGTCATCATCTGCCCCGGAGGCGGATACGGCTTCAAGGCGGAGCATGAGGGGGCCCCGGTCGCGGAATGGCTGAACTCGCTCGGAATTCACGCCTTCGTGCTCGACTACCGGGTGCACCCTTACCGCCATCCGGCGCCGCTGCTCGACGCCCAGCGCGCCATTCGCCTCGTGCGCAGCCAAGCCCGGGCGTGGAACATCCGGCCGGATCGGGTCGGCATTCTCGGCTTCTCGGCAGGCGGGCATCTCGCCTCTACGGCAGGGACCCGCTATGACCTGGGCGCACCGCATGCCGCCGACCCGATCGACCGGGAGAGCTGCCGCCCCGATGCGATGGTGCTCTGCTACCCGGTCATCACGATGGGCGAGACCGGGCATTCCGGCTCGCGCGAGAATCTGCTCGGCCCTAATGCGGATCCGCAGCTTATCGACGCGCTGTCCAACGAACGCCATGTGACGGAAGACACGCCGCCTGCCTTCTTGTGGCATACGGCCGAGGACGATGTGAAGGTCGAGAACAGTCTCCAGTTCGCCTTGTCGCTCAGCCGGAAGGCGGTCCCCTTCGATCTGCATGTCTACGACAAGGGGCCGCATGGATTAGGGCTGGCCGTGTCCGACCCGTACGTCGGCAGCTGGACGGCCCAATGCGGGAAGTGGCTGAAGAAGCTCGGCTTCTAA
- a CDS encoding putative bifunctional diguanylate cyclase/phosphodiesterase → MNMIDLTEKDLEIVRSIRPLVLEHIDDIVDSFYASVLRIDILKKLIMDHSQIDKLRKTLKEHLIEMFSGRIDREFIEKRMRIAIVHERIGLKTRWYMGAFQNLQNAFIHLLNRHLPDKERMLTVCLSITKLLNLEQQLVLEAYEKRSNEKIQHQAFHDELTGLPNRRMLQQRLQERFELGAEAQSRFAVMVLDIDRFKMINDSLGHAYGDQFLKMVSFRLLKAAGEESSFIARMGGDEFAVLCPADAEHDPADLAMRMIEQIRLPYQLNRTEFFVTTSIGIAIYPDHGLTASELLRNADKAMYEVKKDGKNAYQFYSAAFDAHLQEKIELENDLRKAVARQELVVHYQPQYTLKENELIGVEALVRWNHPRKGLLDPSVFIPIAEETGMIYEMGAWILREACRQMRAWHDAGGPKIRVSVNLSTQQFHQSNLCETIRGILEATGLAPEFLELEITESMMMDVTRSTKILQELTALGVYISMDDFGTGYSSLSYLKLFPIRKLKIDRSFMKDVASNPNDKAIVATIISMAHHLNMRVIAEGVETEDQLHYLSENGCDDIQGFFFSPPVSAEQLERTILNGK, encoded by the coding sequence ATGAACATGATCGACCTGACGGAAAAGGATCTGGAGATTGTGCGCTCGATTCGCCCGCTCGTGCTGGAGCATATCGACGATATCGTGGATTCTTTCTATGCTTCGGTGCTGCGCATTGATATATTAAAAAAACTGATCATGGATCACAGCCAAATCGACAAGCTTCGAAAAACGCTGAAGGAGCATTTGATCGAAATGTTCAGCGGCCGGATCGACCGGGAGTTTATCGAAAAGCGGATGCGGATCGCGATCGTCCATGAACGAATCGGCTTGAAAACCCGCTGGTACATGGGCGCGTTCCAAAACCTTCAAAATGCGTTCATCCATTTGCTCAACCGTCATTTGCCCGACAAGGAGCGAATGCTCACGGTCTGCTTATCGATTACGAAGCTGTTGAATCTGGAGCAGCAACTCGTGCTGGAAGCCTATGAGAAGCGATCGAATGAGAAAATCCAGCATCAGGCGTTCCATGACGAACTGACCGGGCTGCCGAACCGCCGGATGCTGCAGCAGCGGCTGCAGGAGCGGTTCGAGCTCGGTGCGGAGGCGCAGAGCCGGTTCGCGGTCATGGTGCTGGATATCGACCGGTTCAAAATGATCAATGATTCGCTGGGACACGCCTATGGCGATCAATTTTTGAAGATGGTCAGTTTCCGGCTGCTGAAGGCGGCCGGCGAGGAGAGCAGCTTCATCGCCCGGATGGGCGGAGATGAATTCGCCGTGCTGTGTCCGGCGGATGCGGAGCATGATCCCGCCGATTTGGCCATGCGCATGATCGAGCAGATCCGGCTGCCATACCAGTTGAACCGGACCGAGTTTTTTGTGACGACGAGCATCGGCATCGCCATTTATCCGGATCATGGCCTGACCGCTTCCGAATTGCTGCGCAATGCGGACAAGGCGATGTATGAAGTGAAGAAGGACGGCAAGAACGCGTACCAGTTCTATTCCGCGGCATTCGACGCCCATTTGCAGGAGAAGATCGAGCTGGAGAATGATCTGCGCAAAGCGGTGGCCCGTCAAGAGCTGGTCGTTCACTATCAGCCGCAATATACGCTGAAGGAGAATGAACTGATCGGCGTGGAAGCGCTCGTGCGCTGGAACCATCCGCGCAAGGGCCTTCTCGATCCGTCGGTCTTTATTCCGATTGCGGAGGAGACGGGAATGATTTACGAGATGGGCGCCTGGATTTTGCGGGAGGCCTGCCGCCAGATGCGGGCCTGGCATGATGCCGGGGGGCCCAAAATCCGCGTGTCGGTCAATCTGTCGACGCAGCAATTCCATCAGTCCAATCTCTGCGAGACGATTCGCGGCATTTTGGAAGCGACCGGTTTGGCGCCGGAATTTTTGGAGCTGGAGATTACGGAAAGCATGATGATGGACGTCACCCGCTCGACGAAAATTTTGCAGGAGCTGACGGCCCTCGGCGTGTATATCAGCATGGATGATTTCGGCACGGGGTACAGCTCGCTCAGCTATTTGAAGCTGTTCCCGATTCGCAAGCTGAAGATCGACCGCTCGTTCATGAAGGATGTGGCGAGCAATCCGAATGACAAGGCAATCGTGGCGACGATTATCTCGATGGCGCATCATTTAAATATGCGCGTGATCGCCGAAGGGGTCGAGACGGAGGACCAGCTTCATTATTTAAGCGAGAATGGCTGCGATGACATTCAGGGCTTCTTTTTCAGCCCGCCGGTGTCCGCCGAGCAATTGGAGCGCACGATTCTGAACGGAAAATAG
- a CDS encoding TPM domain-containing protein: MQNALRIMMLLLVIIISAVPGTARAGAIPPKDGLVQDTAQILSKTSAASIEKAARGKLYTFYLLTVDSLDGTAPADYANDVYEQWELGADDILLLVSKQERRVEMNFNNPSLQAAIDAKAGIRGDAAASLASWLDTHFIPKAKEGDFAAASVSVMKATHALKPQAAAGSKPDATQGSKQGGAAHTAGSSSQPALVQDKARMIPKESLPAVKKAAQGEGYTFRLVTVDSFKGAAPEAYANKLYRELGLGADDILLLLSKKERRVEMNFNNPALQDKIDAETGIRGDVPGSLKAWLDAHFIPKAEEGDFAAASISLMKATHALKGPAPAAGETEPNGTQDGPLEEPAPVRRGITPAAPLSIDWQLVLLWAGGLLVLAVAGERGELWIRRRLILRRQPALMVRVNQALEKNKIYLDLSQGETQHTARAADRELADILIWLNARQQELKAMPKRQWLMPSLRKQVAAAAAELKERTAEAERHVAAIGHIEELDRTLKQTIADAEERLRAAGRGIAAESQARGWTLDKLRRRCQAVEAELAESKQLEIFDPLGAEHRVEHANEELRRLENDIASIAELAEIYRRTPQEMAESRGRVQAIAQQFRLKLVRIDPYGNIDQTGQINEQMHELLRHGDIPAAIQRVELMSQLLADAVNMTQRQADLQVKNAKDIAELKSRLDGYFRKDQELSQVNGRVQAAYRTKHWEQLWHLYRDKYQSLSDIGPALGQAEYWSGIDVQEYDMAREELDRMLLRLAELDHAIERYERQVRELDSAHKEALRRQAAGEAAFAKAQRILSRQHLAQLWGDREHRLERLQSGLRSLAADPPYDVGLMNEISGEFVDEANDYLGVIERAAVQKRNAERELDRLDSQYRRAYSRARSKLNVSPYDSRFASIRREAGDLMRRGAYDEAARTAAAMTGIIAAMESAYNDVLREERRAEEARRAEARRREEAKRAEERRREEARRAQERRTTNSSGGSGWGSGSSSSGGSSWSKNNNSSGGSNW; the protein is encoded by the coding sequence GTGCAAAATGCGCTGCGCATTATGATGCTTTTGCTGGTCATTATCATATCCGCCGTTCCGGGTACGGCAAGGGCGGGGGCAATTCCGCCCAAAGACGGGCTGGTTCAGGATACCGCGCAGATACTGTCCAAGACATCGGCCGCTTCCATCGAGAAGGCGGCCCGAGGGAAGCTGTACACCTTCTACCTGCTGACCGTGGACAGCTTGGATGGAACGGCGCCGGCCGACTATGCCAATGACGTGTACGAGCAATGGGAACTGGGAGCGGATGACATCCTCCTCCTCGTCTCCAAGCAGGAGCGGCGGGTCGAGATGAACTTCAACAATCCTTCCCTTCAGGCCGCAATCGACGCCAAGGCGGGCATTCGCGGGGACGCGGCGGCCAGTCTGGCCTCATGGCTGGATACGCACTTCATTCCGAAGGCGAAGGAGGGCGATTTCGCCGCTGCTTCCGTCTCGGTGATGAAGGCGACGCATGCCTTGAAGCCGCAGGCGGCTGCCGGAAGCAAGCCGGACGCCACGCAGGGTTCAAAGCAAGGAGGAGCCGCCCATACAGCAGGGAGCTCCTCCCAGCCCGCTCTCGTCCAGGACAAGGCGCGCATGATCCCGAAGGAGTCTCTGCCTGCCGTGAAGAAGGCGGCGCAGGGAGAGGGATACACGTTCCGCCTGGTGACCGTCGATAGCTTCAAAGGCGCGGCGCCGGAAGCATACGCGAACAAGCTCTACCGGGAACTCGGGTTAGGGGCCGATGACATTTTGCTTCTCCTTTCCAAGAAAGAGCGGCGGGTGGAGATGAATTTCAACAACCCCGCCCTTCAGGACAAAATCGATGCCGAGACCGGCATCCGCGGCGACGTGCCGGGCAGCCTGAAAGCCTGGCTGGACGCTCACTTCATACCGAAGGCGGAGGAAGGCGACTTTGCCGCGGCGTCCATCTCGTTGATGAAAGCGACGCATGCCTTGAAGGGGCCGGCGCCCGCCGCGGGCGAGACCGAGCCGAACGGGACGCAAGATGGACCTCTGGAGGAGCCAGCCCCTGTCAGGAGAGGGATAACGCCGGCGGCGCCCCTCTCCATCGACTGGCAGCTGGTGCTGCTGTGGGCAGGCGGGCTGCTCGTCCTCGCCGTCGCCGGCGAGCGCGGGGAGCTGTGGATCCGGCGGCGGCTGATCCTCCGGCGCCAGCCCGCATTGATGGTGCGGGTGAACCAGGCGCTGGAGAAGAACAAAATCTACCTCGACCTGTCCCAGGGCGAGACGCAGCATACGGCCAGGGCGGCGGATCGGGAATTGGCGGACATTCTCATCTGGCTGAACGCCCGGCAGCAGGAGCTCAAGGCCATGCCGAAGCGGCAATGGCTCATGCCGTCCCTCCGCAAGCAGGTTGCGGCCGCGGCCGCCGAGCTGAAGGAGCGCACGGCGGAGGCGGAACGGCATGTCGCCGCGATCGGCCATATCGAAGAGCTGGACCGGACGTTGAAGCAGACGATTGCGGATGCGGAGGAGAGGCTGCGGGCCGCCGGCCGCGGCATCGCGGCGGAGAGTCAAGCGCGGGGCTGGACGCTGGATAAGCTCCGGCGGCGCTGCCAGGCGGTCGAGGCCGAGCTGGCGGAGAGCAAGCAGCTTGAGATTTTCGACCCGCTGGGCGCAGAGCACCGGGTCGAGCACGCCAATGAGGAGCTGCGCAGGCTGGAGAACGACATCGCAAGCATCGCCGAGCTGGCGGAGATCTACCGCCGGACTCCGCAGGAGATGGCGGAGAGCCGGGGGCGCGTCCAGGCTATCGCGCAGCAATTCCGTCTGAAGCTCGTGCGCATCGATCCGTACGGCAATATCGACCAGACGGGACAGATCAACGAGCAGATGCACGAGCTGCTGCGGCATGGGGATATCCCGGCGGCGATCCAGCGTGTCGAGCTGATGAGCCAATTGCTGGCCGACGCGGTGAACATGACGCAGCGGCAGGCGGATTTGCAGGTCAAGAATGCCAAGGACATCGCCGAGCTCAAATCGAGACTGGACGGTTACTTCCGCAAGGATCAGGAACTGTCCCAGGTGAATGGGCGCGTCCAGGCCGCCTACCGGACGAAGCATTGGGAGCAGCTCTGGCATCTGTATCGCGATAAATACCAGTCCCTGTCCGATATCGGGCCGGCGCTGGGCCAGGCCGAGTATTGGTCGGGCATCGATGTCCAGGAATACGACATGGCGCGGGAAGAGCTCGATCGGATGCTGCTGCGGCTGGCCGAGCTGGATCATGCCATCGAGCGGTATGAGCGCCAGGTAAGAGAGCTGGACAGCGCGCACAAGGAGGCGCTGCGGAGGCAGGCGGCCGGGGAAGCGGCCTTCGCCAAAGCCCAACGCATCCTCTCCCGCCAGCATCTTGCCCAGCTGTGGGGGGATCGGGAGCATCGTCTGGAGCGGCTGCAGTCCGGGCTCCGGAGCCTCGCCGCCGATCCGCCCTATGATGTCGGCCTGATGAACGAGATAAGCGGGGAATTCGTCGACGAAGCCAATGATTACTTGGGCGTCATTGAACGGGCCGCCGTACAGAAGCGCAATGCGGAACGGGAGCTTGATCGGTTGGACAGCCAATACCGGCGCGCATACTCCCGCGCGCGAAGCAAACTCAACGTCTCGCCGTATGATTCCCGCTTCGCTTCGATCCGCCGCGAGGCGGGCGATCTGATGCGGCGAGGAGCCTATGACGAAGCTGCGCGCACCGCAGCGGCCATGACCGGAATTATCGCTGCCATGGAATCGGCGTATAACGATGTGCTGCGGGAGGAGCGGCGGGCGGAAGAAGCGAGGCGGGCGGAAGCGCGCCGGAGAGAGGAAGCCAAGCGGGCGGAGGAACGCCGCAGGGAGGAAGCAAGGCGGGCCCAGGAGCGCAGGACGACGAATTCGTCCGGCGGCTCCGGTTGGGGAAGCGGCAGCTCCTCCTCCGGCGGTTCCAGCTGGAGCAAGAACAATAATTCCTCCGGCGGATCGAACTGGTAG